CCTTTTTCTCCCAATTAGACCTTAAGATGTGGTGAAATATAAAGAGTATCTCCCAGTAGAAAACGTTGGAAGGGTCCTTATCACAATAAATACATTGATGTTATAATAAGACAATATGAAAGCAATCCAGATTGAACCTTTAAGAATAGCATAATCTATCCTACAACAGTTATTATTAATACATGCAATATGGACTGTATAGATTCTCCATCCTGaagttgtatatttatatataatcacCTAGCTATctctaaagtgttttttttttcaacctggaAAATGATTTCAAAGAGTTACATTTTATTCCCAATTTTTTGCAGTTATTTTTGGAATTGTCTACACACAACTATCATCAGGAAAGATGTGATCCCTTCTCATaaggatatacatacatatatgctagAAATGGACACGGTAAAATGTTCTTGAGTTTTAGGCATGATTTGAGGTAGAAACTGAGCCCAGAGCTCTAAAGCTAAGCCCAGAGTAGTATTTGTTTCCATTGCAGGGACTTTTACTGCACTTCGGATGTGTTACCAAGGTTATGGTTACCCTCTGATGCTGTTTCTGGAAGAAGGAGGCGTGGTGACAGTGTGTAAAATCAACACTCAGGAGCCTGAGGAGACTCTGGATTTTGATTTCTGCAGCACCAATGtcattaataaaattattctgcAGTCAGAGGGGCTCCGTGAAGCATTTTCCGAGTTGGATATGACGAGTGAGGTCCTGCAGATCACCATGTCTCCAGATAAACCTTATTTCAGGTACTTGAAAGCCCTGCAGTCCTGGTTAATGTAGTTTACTCCATCTACCTGCTTACACATTTTCTTAGAATGCAGTTTTTGTTACCCAGgttatgaaaattttcagaacTTCAGAGAGCTTCTACTCTTAGTTCATACTTTTATGTGTCAGGACACTAGAAGACCCAGGAAGACTAACTCACTATAAAGCTTCATAGGTAGTGTTGGTTTCTAGAAGAGTAGCCCCATCTCTGAGTTCATAAACTAGTGATCATTTCATTGCTGTTCTACTTACCACCATAGATCAGTTGCATTGTGAGGAAAATTGAGCTTAAACTTTTGCAAAAGGTGTTTACAGCATGTAGTATCTCTTTTTCCCAAGTTAGTACAGATGCTGGAGGGAATAGGTGTTTTCTATACATGGTTCATTCACTTAAGTATCAATCACCTATAGTGTGCATATTTAcattaagtgctgctgctgctgctaagtcgcttcagtcgtgtctgactctgtgcgaccccatagacggcagcccaccaggctcccccgtccctgggattctccaggcaagaacactggagtgggttgccatttccttctccaatgcatgaaagtgaaaagtgaaagtgaagtcgctcagtcgtgtcctactcttagcaactccatggactgcagcctaccaggctcctccgtccatgggattttccaggcaagagtactggagtgggttgccattgccttctccaacattaaGCActacaggaaggaaaagcttAAAATCAAGATGATGAGGCTATACGTGAAACACCTTAGAGAGAACAAAATTACATGCCGTTAAGATTAGGGAACCAGCACAGGAGTACTTTGGGAGGCATGGTCAGGGTGAGATTCCTAAGAGGGCAATTTTCAGCAGGAATATAGTATCAAAAACTGTCAAGCTGCTTCTCATATTTTGACCCAACGAATGAAATGGCAAAACTCTTCAGGATTAGAATCAGagagagaatttatttatttctactcttttgAAATCATTCAGAATATTAGAGTAAAGGAGTTAAATACATACGGTATGAGAGGTGTAATTATTGTTTTTGTATCTCCTTTAGAAGAACTGCAGGCTTTTCTTATTGGTTAGGTAGTTAAAAAATTTGCTCAAGATTGGTTAAAATGCTAATCAAAATGGAAATGAGTGCAACCCTACTTAAGCAGTGATGTGAATTAAAGATTTCAGACACTTTAAACAGAGTATTCCAGAGGCTCCTCATCTACATGATCTCTCTCAGCATGGGTGACTAGATGGATCATGGTATTTTTCATCTCCCATACAGGAAATTATTTGGTGGTGGGGAACTGgaagttgaaatatttttttctggatatattaaACTTGAGCCTGTGGCACTAGGGAGTAGTTGGATAGATAGGTGTAGAGTTCAGGAGATCAGTCTAGACTAAAAATATAGATTTGGGAACCATCAGCATGGCTGGGCATGAACAACATGGCTCAGAGAAAGAGGTGATGTtagaagagggaaaagatggATTCTGGGGAAAGCCAGCAAGCACCTAGGTCTTTATCACTGTGCTCATATAGCGCTCACATACAGTGCTCATATATGTTaattccaggtggctcagatggtaaagaatctgcctgcaatgcaggatacccacgttagatcccttggtcaggaaggtcccctggagaagggcatggcaacccactccagtattcttgctggagaatcccatggacagaggaacctggtgagcttcagtccatggagtcacaaagagtcgaacaggacttgagccactaacacttttcactttccaaaaCAAATGATCAGTAAGTTAAGTAAATATAAACATTCACAAATTGTCTGCAAACTACTGATATTCccaagcaaagaaaaccataaaacagcCTGAAAAGCGTCTGAGACACACAAAAGCCCTAATTGCTTGGTGTGGCAGTAGACATAGCTGGCAGGGCCCTGGGCTTGCCATTGACATAGATCAGGGCCCGTCACTCTGCCACTCTCCTGTTACATGGTTCTGATTTGAGGAAGAGGGAAGGACAATATCAAAGTAATATTAAGGTAATGAGATTGAGGCAGAGCCCCCTAGattccttctgtgactggcttttttcaaAGTCATTTATTAGTTGCTAGCTCTGTACTGCAGCATCCTACAGGAATCTTTATTATGTTGTTACAGCGCTGTGTCTACAGCTGTCTACATATGTGTTTCACTCACCAGAATGAGCTTCTTAAGGAAGTGTTTGCTTATTTGGATACTAATGTGGCTTATTGTTGAaccaatgaataaatgaattgctCATTTTCTACTATAGGTTATCTACTTTTGGGAATGCAGGAAGCTCCCACCTTGACTATCCCAAAGATTCTGATTTGATGGAATTATTTCACTGCAATGAGACCCAGGTCAACAGgtcagtaggttgccatttggtGATGAAGGTGAGGTTAAATACtatatttctattaaataaactttttaagacTTTCAATGTGTAGATAAAAgtatagcaaaaaataaatagtagGTTGCTGGGTTTACATGGGAATTTGGCATTGTGATAGtgaattaaattttcaaaatgaagaaaatattagcaaattggaCGGCTCTTTGATTCTGTTCTTATATTTGCTGTTTGGTAGTTCTTGGCTAACTTCTGTCCTTTACTTGGAATTATGCTTTAAATGTGTCCAAATAACAgctttttgtttacttttctgcAGATACAAGATTTCTTTACTGAAACCCTCTACAAAGGCATTAGTCCTGTCTTGTAAGGTATCTATTCGAACAGATAACCGAGGATTTCTCTCATTACAGTATATGATTAGAAATGAAGATGGACAAATATGCTTTGTGGAATATTACTGCTGTCCTGATGAAGAAGTTCCTGACTCTTAGTCTTCAGTATGGCGGTTCACGCACTGTTTATGTACACATGCGTAGTAGGTCATGTTCTCATGCTGAGCGCAGTGCCCTTCATGACTTCCTGTTAAGATTTTGTAAGGGGAAGAAGCAGGGAGGAGGAGCAGCACAGTCCCTGTCCCGATAGTTGCTGTAGGTTTTGTCAGTAATGTTGTCACGTAGTCATAGATTACCCAGTATGGACTAGTTTGTGGTTCTGTCTTTTGAACTCACGGAAATTGTTACAAGTCAAGGTGCATAAGTTTTATGTGTTATTCTACTTAAGTAGGACATTCCAAGAGTATAAAAATTTGAAGTTTGGTGAAGCCATATCAgaaatgttcttttatttatttactattagaAAAAGCAATAGCATATGGGCATCACTTCCTAGTTGGAATTCTGGAGACTCTGTcataaagcagtggttctcagagtgTCATGCCTAGACCACCTGGAAACTTGTCAGGAACTCTGAGGGTGGGGCCAGCAATCTATAGTTTAAACAGCTTCCCCCCTTCACCGCCCCACCCCCCGAGATTCTGATCcttgctaaagtttgagaaccactgttttaaaggatattttttaaaaatagcattttaattgCATTGAAGTGACTGCTTTTACAGGTGATGTCTTTGCAAGTGTTCTGAAGTTTAAGTGTCATCAAACAAGTCTGAATAATTATatgatttatttacattttgaagGCATTTATGAACATGATATAAAACAGTCTTCAGAATTACAGGTTTTCATCTTGTTCTGAAAACCAGTCATTGTAGTAAGTACTTATTAGATACCTTCTATTTGCCTATAAGAGTTCCTcaaccagggcttcccaagtggctcagtggtaaaagaatccacctgccaatgcaggagacacaggttccatccctgatcctggaagatcccacattctgtggaGCGGCTATGCCCGTgtaccgcaactgctgagcctgtactctagagcttggcagctgcagctactgagctcatgtgccctagagcccgtgttctgcaactagagaaaagcttgcaCATGACAAAGACCTCgtacaaccaaaaataattttttttttttttttaagtttctcaacCAAACCAAGGCATATCTCAGTGGGCAGGCACGTAGGCGCTGCTCCCGGGTACCTGTACGACTCATGCAATGCTGGGTATTTAGCCCAGGGTGAATGCGGGATAACTAGTTAAGTCTCCCGGGCAATCTCGGGATGCCCAGCTGGTACAAAAGTCGTTGGAGTTTTGTAAAGTTACAGTATGTGTTCAAGAAGGAAATGATTGAATCTGCCAAAtgtccagatttttttttgtctcaatAAGCATTAAGAACAAAACACGTCTAAAACATAATTATGAAAATACTTAATCAGTAAACATTTCAAGGACTacaattttcctttaaatttaaaaCTGGACAGTTACTTGGTTTTTTTCCATTGGCATGTCTAGTATCTAAAATAGTGCCAG
The sequence above is a segment of the Bos indicus isolate NIAB-ARS_2022 breed Sahiwal x Tharparkar chromosome 20, NIAB-ARS_B.indTharparkar_mat_pri_1.0, whole genome shotgun sequence genome. Coding sequences within it:
- the RAD1 gene encoding cell cycle checkpoint protein RAD1 isoform X2, coding for MPLLTQRIPDENDYCLVASLDNVRNLSTILKAIHFREHATCFATKNGIKVTVENAKCVQANAFIQAGIFQEFRVQEESVTFRINLTVLLDCLSIFGSSPVPGTFTALRMCYQGYGYPLMLFLEEGGVVTVCKINTQEPEETLDFDFCSTNVINKIILQSEGLREAFSELDMTSEVLQITMSPDKPYFRLSTFGNAGSSHLDYPKDSDLMELFHCNETQVNRSVGCHLVMKIQDFFTETLYKGISPVL
- the RAD1 gene encoding cell cycle checkpoint protein RAD1 isoform X1, which gives rise to MPLLTQRIPDENDYCLVASLDNVRNLSTILKAIHFREHATCFATKNGIKVTVENAKCVQANAFIQAGIFQEFRVQEESVTFRINLTVLLDCLSIFGSSPVPGTFTALRMCYQGYGYPLMLFLEEGGVVTVCKINTQEPEETLDFDFCSTNVINKIILQSEGLREAFSELDMTSEVLQITMSPDKPYFRLSTFGNAGSSHLDYPKDSDLMELFHCNETQVNRYKISLLKPSTKALVLSCKVSIRTDNRGFLSLQYMIRNEDGQICFVEYYCCPDEEVPDS